The following are encoded in a window of Desulfuromonas sp. genomic DNA:
- a CDS encoding YbaK/EbsC family protein encodes MPTFDDVRRHLCERGIPVRHFEQSTPNAEMAARAVGCSVAEIAKSMLLFVGGHPCLVVTSGDAKVRSSQLKKAVGRKGKVLFPAADEVYELTGYVPGGVCPFLLPEGLEILLDTSLRRFTTVYPAAGDDHSAAAISFEMLLDLTGGREVAVCGIAQDAGPTIQM; translated from the coding sequence ATGCCCACCTTCGACGACGTGCGGCGGCACCTTTGCGAACGGGGCATTCCGGTCCGGCATTTCGAGCAGTCCACTCCCAACGCCGAGATGGCGGCCCGTGCCGTGGGGTGCTCCGTGGCGGAGATCGCCAAAAGCATGCTCCTGTTCGTCGGCGGGCACCCCTGCCTCGTGGTGACGTCCGGGGATGCCAAGGTCAGGAGTTCACAGCTCAAAAAGGCCGTTGGACGGAAAGGGAAGGTCCTCTTCCCCGCGGCCGACGAGGTCTATGAACTGACCGGCTACGTCCCCGGCGGGGTCTGTCCCTTTCTCCTGCCCGAGGGACTTGAGATTCTCCTCGACACCTCCCTGCGCCGTTTTACCACCGTTTACCCGGCCGCCGGAGACGACCATTCGGCCGCGGCGATCAGCTTCGAGATGCTTCTCGATCTGACCGGTGGAAGGGAAGTTGCCGTGTGCGGCATTGCACAGGATGCCGGCCCAACGATCCAAATGTGA